Proteins found in one Rhodobacteraceae bacterium D3-12 genomic segment:
- a CDS encoding biotin-dependent carboxyltransferase family protein, whose translation MSLKVIQPGLSTSIQDLGRPGYFHLGIPIGGAMDRFAMRVANMLVGNPEGAAGLEVVFMGPELLFESDALVAVTGATLPAKVDGVVQDGWTAFAVKAGQTLSFDFLKSGARAYIAISGGIDTPTALGSRSTYPIGALGGIEGRNIGAGDVIPLGEADMIEPGLNVPAELRRLPGTPAELRVLPGLYWHRLTPAAQQGFFDDDWTVALEADRMGYRFKGGEPLEFVDREQPFGAGADPSNIVDGCYSYGSIQVPGGLEPIVLHRDAVSGGGYFTLGAIISADMDLIGQLQPHTPVKFRKVDMNEAIEARAERKKMLAAVRAHLG comes from the coding sequence ATGTCGCTTAAAGTCATTCAACCGGGCCTCTCGACCTCGATTCAGGATCTGGGCCGACCGGGCTATTTCCACCTTGGCATCCCGATTGGTGGCGCGATGGACCGCTTTGCAATGCGTGTCGCCAACATGCTTGTCGGCAATCCCGAAGGTGCCGCTGGCCTCGAAGTCGTGTTCATGGGCCCCGAACTCCTGTTCGAGTCGGACGCTCTGGTCGCTGTGACCGGTGCGACCCTCCCGGCAAAGGTTGACGGCGTTGTCCAAGACGGCTGGACCGCATTTGCCGTCAAAGCGGGCCAGACCCTGAGCTTTGATTTCCTCAAATCCGGCGCGCGCGCCTATATCGCAATCAGCGGCGGGATCGACACGCCCACCGCGCTTGGCAGTCGCTCGACCTATCCCATCGGCGCGCTCGGCGGCATCGAAGGGCGCAATATCGGCGCCGGTGACGTGATCCCCTTGGGCGAAGCTGACATGATTGAACCGGGGCTAAACGTCCCTGCTGAACTGCGCAGACTACCGGGCACACCGGCCGAGTTGCGCGTGCTTCCCGGTCTTTATTGGCACCGACTCACCCCGGCTGCACAGCAAGGTTTCTTTGATGACGACTGGACCGTCGCGCTCGAAGCCGACCGCATGGGGTACCGCTTCAAAGGTGGCGAACCACTGGAATTTGTCGACCGCGAACAGCCCTTCGGTGCGGGCGCCGATCCTTCCAACATCGTCGATGGCTGCTATTCCTATGGCTCTATCCAAGTGCCGGGCGGCTTGGAGCCGATTGTCTTGCACCGCGATGCGGTGTCGGGCGGTGGCTATTTCACGCTCGGGGCGATTATCTCGGCCGACATGGATCTGATCGGGCAATTGCAACCGCATACCCCGGTGAAATTCCGCAAAGTGGACATGAACGAGGCCATTGAGGCCCGCGCCGAGCGCAAGAAAATGCTCGCTGCAGTGCGTGCCCACCTCGGCTAA
- a CDS encoding signal peptide prediction produces the protein MPARSSSAHKLASPPNHKRRVLRVRGTDVTLLEEVRKMAVADLGFDIKHESLDFLTCQHLAAVSPQDYDIYEQCFHNLDIVWYWGALQPIETNRIKQWDNIGDLSKAGGISKYTWQGHGDAPVLKLYVQPDSTLGQQPMPTISMLPTAHNVDSFGFDRRLFRDEHPEGASWAMLLDRRARGRIALVDEPAIGIFDAALAAEANGDLTFQDIGNMTVDEIDSLMALLETLRQQGFFAGSWVSPDEAEAFILSDRVSVQSMWSPSYGNLREMTGVFCESVPREGYRAWHGGASLARHLSGVKLDMAYEYLNWWLTGPAGALMARRGHYMTNVEGVREYLSPEEWGYWYDGDLAPCDLKGPDGKIVVRAGQRRPGGAYRERVGRIALWNTVMDEYNYAARAWKRFMAALGTTTA, from the coding sequence ATGCCAGCCCGTTCCTCAAGCGCACATAAACTTGCCTCACCGCCAAACCACAAACGCCGTGTCCTTCGGGTTCGCGGAACCGATGTGACGCTGCTGGAAGAGGTGCGCAAAATGGCCGTGGCGGACCTCGGCTTTGACATCAAGCACGAGTCGCTCGACTTTCTCACCTGTCAGCACTTGGCGGCGGTCTCTCCTCAGGACTACGACATCTACGAACAATGTTTCCACAACCTCGACATCGTTTGGTATTGGGGGGCGCTGCAACCCATCGAGACCAACAGGATCAAGCAGTGGGACAATATCGGTGACCTCTCCAAAGCCGGCGGCATCAGCAAATACACTTGGCAGGGCCACGGCGACGCCCCGGTGCTCAAGCTATACGTCCAACCCGATAGCACATTGGGCCAGCAGCCGATGCCAACCATCAGCATGTTGCCAACCGCGCATAACGTCGACAGCTTTGGCTTTGATCGCCGCCTCTTCCGCGACGAACACCCCGAAGGGGCAAGCTGGGCGATGTTGCTCGACAGGCGCGCGCGTGGCCGCATCGCTTTGGTGGATGAGCCTGCAATCGGCATCTTCGACGCCGCCCTCGCCGCCGAGGCGAACGGCGATTTGACCTTTCAGGACATCGGCAACATGACGGTGGACGAGATCGACAGCCTCATGGCGCTTCTCGAAACCCTGCGGCAACAAGGCTTCTTCGCCGGAAGCTGGGTGTCCCCGGACGAGGCCGAGGCGTTCATTCTGTCAGACCGTGTCTCGGTCCAGAGCATGTGGTCGCCCTCCTACGGCAATCTGCGCGAGATGACGGGCGTGTTCTGCGAAAGCGTGCCACGAGAAGGCTATCGCGCGTGGCATGGCGGTGCCTCCCTCGCCCGCCATCTCAGCGGCGTAAAGCTGGACATGGCTTATGAGTATCTCAACTGGTGGCTCACCGGACCGGCTGGCGCGCTTATGGCACGCCGGGGCCATTACATGACCAATGTCGAAGGCGTGCGCGAATATCTCAGCCCCGAGGAATGGGGCTATTGGTATGACGGCGATCTGGCGCCCTGCGATCTCAAAGGACCAGACGGCAAAATTGTTGTCCGCGCAGGTCAACGCCGCCCCGGCGGTGCCTATCGCGAACGGGTCGGTCGGATCGCACTGTGGAACACCGTGATGGACGAATACAACTATGCCGCCCGCGCATGGAAGCGTTTCATGGCAGCCTTGGGAACAACCACAGCATGA
- a CDS encoding GntR family transcriptional regulator codes for MSMKPTSPGQEPLYETISRVLRYNIQSGRLPDGLVLIEGPIAKLMQTSRAPVQASLRMLNAEGLIHRFRGRGYLVGNGATPLTPNRRPLEEFGFAIPDESRAALAVRGTWQRVYDKVEAEIAACQIFGEFRVIETELANHLGVSRTVARDVLSRLNERGLIRKGATSHWLAGPLTARTLREKFELRSIMEPSALKLAAEHIDHTQITQVCEQIESGKVKDAAELEDALMRHCLGRAPNSALVEIISNNRLLLSATDKALSDLGLPVDPVALDQYGTLFALIRSNQINASTEFLKEHLRTLAFKSLARLKLVALIPESESLPLPHPRIKRIPNSISIFDLANIRKFR; via the coding sequence ATGAGCATGAAACCAACCAGCCCGGGCCAAGAACCGCTTTATGAAACCATCAGCCGCGTTTTGCGGTACAACATTCAATCAGGCCGCTTGCCGGACGGGCTCGTCCTGATTGAAGGGCCGATCGCCAAGCTGATGCAGACCAGCCGCGCCCCCGTGCAGGCCTCGTTGCGGATGCTGAACGCCGAAGGGTTGATCCACCGCTTTCGTGGCCGCGGCTATCTGGTAGGAAACGGCGCAACCCCCCTCACCCCAAACCGCCGCCCCCTCGAAGAATTCGGCTTTGCCATCCCAGACGAGTCGCGCGCAGCTCTCGCAGTTCGTGGCACCTGGCAAAGAGTCTATGACAAGGTCGAGGCCGAAATAGCCGCCTGTCAGATTTTTGGCGAATTCCGGGTGATCGAAACCGAGCTGGCCAACCACCTCGGCGTCAGCCGCACCGTGGCGCGCGATGTTCTGAGCCGCTTGAACGAACGCGGCCTGATCCGCAAAGGGGCCACGTCGCACTGGCTCGCAGGGCCCCTCACCGCGCGCACTCTGCGCGAAAAGTTCGAGTTGCGCAGCATCATGGAACCCTCGGCCTTGAAACTGGCCGCCGAACATATCGACCACACCCAGATCACACAGGTCTGCGAACAGATCGAAAGCGGCAAGGTCAAGGACGCCGCCGAGCTTGAGGATGCGCTGATGCGCCATTGCCTTGGCCGTGCACCGAACAGCGCATTGGTTGAGATCATCAGCAACAATCGCCTGCTTTTGTCGGCAACGGATAAGGCGCTCAGCGATCTGGGTTTGCCCGTCGATCCGGTCGCGCTGGATCAATACGGAACACTCTTCGCACTCATCAGGTCAAATCAGATCAATGCCTCGACCGAGTTTCTAAAAGAGCACCTGCGCACCCTCGCCTTCAAGAGCCTCGCCCGACTCAAACTCGTCGCTCTAATCCCCGAGAGTGAGTCGCTCCCCCTACCTCATCCGCGTATAAAACGGATACCGAATTCAATATCCATTTTTGATTTGGCAAATATTAGAAAATTTCGCTGA
- a CDS encoding ABC transporter ATP-binding protein, producing the protein MTQTDPIFRLEDVTRSYGDLTALNGIDFVAEDNSYIALLGPSGSGKTSLLRVIAGFEKPDKGRIWFQGRDITDLPAHERGIGFVFQNFALFPHLTIFENVAYGLRNGATRVDNSEITSRVESAIEMVGLQGLEDRNPDMISGGQKQRVALARSLVLQPKLVLLDEPLGALDANLRERMQTELRAIRERLDVTFLHVTGSETEALAMGDQVAVLDQGRIVQYGTPDAIYDRPVISDVALFLNRFNLFDGVLKSEIFTGPFGEVQVATSQPNTSDVYAIRYDRTQIFDTDATNLPGPALPVRYLASEYLGSSIVFLFETKDHKSVEVDHHLSLGEPRDLQVGANYLLSWDPEQAIVFGKETA; encoded by the coding sequence ATGACGCAAACCGACCCCATATTCCGACTGGAAGATGTGACGCGAAGCTATGGTGATCTGACCGCGCTGAACGGCATTGATTTCGTTGCGGAGGATAACAGCTACATCGCGCTCCTCGGGCCTTCAGGATCGGGAAAAACCAGCCTCCTGCGCGTGATCGCCGGTTTTGAAAAGCCCGACAAAGGCCGCATCTGGTTTCAAGGTCGTGACATCACCGACCTCCCCGCCCATGAGCGCGGCATCGGCTTTGTGTTTCAAAACTTCGCCCTGTTCCCGCACCTCACAATTTTTGAAAACGTGGCCTATGGCCTGCGCAACGGCGCCACCCGCGTCGACAATAGCGAAATCACCAGCCGCGTAGAGAGCGCCATTGAAATGGTCGGCCTCCAAGGTTTGGAAGATCGCAACCCGGATATGATTTCCGGCGGTCAGAAACAGCGCGTCGCGCTGGCCCGTTCGCTGGTATTGCAGCCCAAACTTGTTCTTCTGGACGAACCTCTGGGCGCGCTCGATGCCAACCTGCGCGAAAGAATGCAAACCGAACTGCGCGCCATTCGTGAGCGGCTCGATGTGACGTTCCTGCATGTGACCGGCAGCGAAACCGAAGCCTTGGCCATGGGCGATCAAGTCGCCGTTCTGGATCAGGGCCGGATCGTTCAGTACGGCACACCCGATGCCATCTACGACAGACCCGTAATTTCGGACGTGGCGCTTTTCCTGAACCGTTTCAACCTGTTCGACGGCGTCCTTAAGAGCGAAATCTTCACGGGCCCCTTCGGCGAAGTGCAGGTTGCAACGTCGCAACCCAACACCAGCGATGTCTACGCGATCCGCTATGACCGCACGCAAATCTTTGACACCGACGCAACCAACCTGCCGGGCCCCGCCCTGCCCGTTCGCTATCTTGCCAGCGAATATCTCGGCTCGTCGATCGTCTTTTTGTTCGAAACCAAAGACCACAAATCTGTCGAAGTCGATCACCACCTCAGCCTGGGAGAGCCGCGCGATCTTCAGGTTGGCGCAAACTACCTCCTGTCATGGGATCCCGAACAGGCAATCGTATTCGGGAAGGAGACCGCATAA